DNA sequence from the Mytilus trossulus isolate FHL-02 unplaced genomic scaffold, PNRI_Mtr1.1.1.hap1 h1tg000103l__unscaffolded, whole genome shotgun sequence genome:
TGATAACCAAACATTCAACTAACtatatcaaaaatagaaatgttttcttttactCCCAAAGTTCAACTAGTGTAGTAGAACTGATctaaaatatgttcaaatgtaACATCAAACAATTGCATTGTCAAAATATATCAGAATCcatacaaataagttaaattgtCAAACAAATATTGGTATCCATCAAACCATCGcgggattttttaaatatctaacgACCCAAAAAGTTAAATCTCTTAACgttgatgtgtttcctttgGTTAAAGTTTGTTACCCTGAaatgttttctctcaatcgatttggGACTCCTTAACAGTTGCATAATGTCATTGCCTTTATTTGATAAATCCATTGATTTCTAAAATTGACCAGCtaattcattgattgattgttggttatGCCACTTTTCGGCGCCACGTTAATGCTTTTAATTGGCAACCAGTTTTCATATGTTGAGGAACCCGGAGTAAAAACCAATGACTTTGATAGGAACATTTTAAATCTTTGTCAATTAAGGTTGGAGGCGAGTGACGTGCACGAGAGgggttcaaactcacaacctcagtgttgactgacAAGTGATTTTAGAAGTAGAACTACGCAAATCACTTTGCTACCAGGCATCATCCACCCTAAACCCACACCCCACTCCCTGACAATACAAATTCATGAAACTGACTGCTGGTATTGCAAACCATATCttaattcattgttttgttattaacaTTTAACAGTAAATATAGAATAAGTATGCATTGTatcgaaatatcaatgttatttgtacaagaCTTATAAACAGGTAGAAAGCGAGGTCGTGTCGATCATTTCTACATGTTTTGAGCCTAgaacaaatatcatttatatttcgAGACAACGTACGGTTATTCTTAATGAACTTCAACTCTATCAACTGTTCTCAGTGCAGTACTTAGGGTAAAAACcatctttctaaattttgaacGAAAGACGTAGAATTTCCGAGAActtgtattgttttattgactttataAATTAAACTCTCCGGAAATGCATTGTCAACCCCATAAACAAGGCGATAtacggtcagtgactgtatatcacATATGAATATACGGTCAATGtaatttgactgctcaaatagtaCAGCTACAGTATATAAACAATTATTGGGCTTACACTGGCACTGCGTTCCATAATATCCTTGTCTGCATGTACAAAAATACGTTGATCCAGATATACTACAGGTGCCTGCATTTCTACAAGGACTTGATGAACATGGGGTCACTGTAATACAAATGAATACGTGTCAATAAGTGAAATagccaaaataaaataacaaaaataaaacgaactccaaaaaattaaaaattataacgAAAAATCCGTTATCaaagtacaaaattaaaaactcaaaaacatcagacaattgtcatattccggactttttttctaatataaaaatgatacaatGCATTTCTACAAGGACATGATGAACATGGAGTCACTGTAATACAAATGAATACTTTTTATAAGTGAAAAAGCAtaaagtaaataacaaaaaaccaGAACTGCAATTAAAGTTCAAAACGGATAATCCATCATCGGagtgcaaaattaaaagctcaaaaacaacagatacatgtaactgtcatattccagactaAGCTCatgcatttttgtcatgacCCCTATTTTCTCTTAAACAATCTTTTGcatttataattataagtcaattgtaaatgttttataacatcttattcattttttaatagtttttgagaactttaacttgtGGATGATGAATCTAGTATAAGTCTAGAGAGAACATGTTTCCGCCAAATATTCAATGGGTAATATcacgaaaacaagcacattgacctctatatttttgttgattcggaatttttaattaatccctatcaatatatactagttttatgaCAAAGCTATTTATGTTTAAACTGAGTGGAAAACTTTCTTGCGATCGATGAATAGCAATCAATCATGTAATCGATTGAATATTccaaaaaatttgaattaaaattagaaaaaaaacgaaaaattcataatttgagACCGTGGTACAGCGAAATTCTAGTATAGAGACTTGAATAATTATTGGACAGAGCCTTcacctaattatatttttgcaattcttgtttttctcttatttgtgttacatttatatttcgagacaatgtatggattctttttatactgcaacCCTTATAACTGTTCTAAATGAAAGTCCTTATGGTAAAAactattatttctttattttgagtATAGACTAGAATACTTATTGGACAGAGCATTTACCTAATCATATTTTTGCAATTCtggtttttctattatttgtgCTACATTTATATTTCgagacaataaaattgagaatggaaatatggaatgtgtcaaagagacaacaatccgaccaaataaaaaaacaacagcagaaggtcaccaacaggtcttcaatgtagcgagaaattcccgcacccggaggcgtccttcagctggcccctaaacacatatatacttgttcagtgataatgaacgccatactaatttccaaattgtacacaagaaccaaaattaaaataatacaagactaacaaagccAGAGGcacctgactttggacaggcgcaaaaaatgcggtggggttaaacatgtttgtgagatctcaaccctcccccatacctctaaccaatgtagaaaagtaaacgcataacaatacgcacattaaaattcagttcaagagaagtccgagtctgatgtcagaagatgtaaccaaagaaaataaacaaaatgacaaaatgtatggattctttttatactgcaacCCTTATAACTGTTCTAAATGAAGTCCTTATTGTGAAAactattatttctttattttaagcGAAAAACGTAAAATTTCCGCGAACCTGTATCGTTTATTATCATGAATAAAACTCTACGGAAACGTCGTAAACAAGGCGATAAATGTTCAGTGattgtatatcatatataaatatactttcaATGCAAATTGACTGCTTAAGTAGCACAGCTGAAGTATATAAACAATTATTGGGCTCACACTGGAATTGCGTTCCATAATATCCATGTCTGCATGTACAAATATAAGTTGATCCAGATATACTGCAGGTGCCTGCATTTCTACAAGGACCTGATGAACATGGGGTTACTGTAATACAAATGAATACTTTTTTATAAGTGAAAAAGCAtaaagtaaataacaaaaaaaacaccagaACTGCAATGAaagttcaaaacggaaaattcGTAATCGaagtacaaaattaaaagctcaaaacATCAGataactgtcaaattcctgacaTAGCACATGTCTTCTTTATTGACCCCTGTTTTCTCTTTATAGATCTTTTGCATGTATTATTATAAGTCAATTGTAAATGTTTCATaacatcttatttattttttaatagtttttgagaacttataCTTGTGGATGATGAAGCTTGGATAAGTCTAGAGAGAACATTTTTCCGCCAAATATTCAATGGGTTATATCACGAAAACAGGCACATAgaaatctatatattttttttttattcctcaattaatcccctatcaatatatactagttttatgaaaaagctatatatttttaaactgagTAGAAAGTTTTCTCAAGATCGATGAATAGCAATCAATCATGTAATcgattgaatatataaaatttttgaaattaatttgaaaacaagcgaaaaaaattcaaaacttgaaGCCGTGAAACAGTGAAAATCTAGTATAGACTTGAATAAGTATTGGAAATAGCCGTcaccaaattatatttttgcaattcttgtttttctcttatttgtgttacatttatatttcgagacaatgtatggaTTATTTTTTATACTGCAACCCTTATGACTGTTCTAAATGAAGTCCTTATGGTAAAAactattatttctttattttgagcAAAAACGTTAAATTTCCGCAAAGCGgtatgttttattgacgtcataaataaaactctacGAAAATGCATTTCCACCGTCGTAAACAAGGCAATATATGTtcagtgactgtatatcacAAATGAATATACGGTCAATGCAAATTGGCTGCACAAGTAGCACAGGTGCAGTATATAAACAATTATTGGGCTTACACTGGCATTGCGTTCCATAATATCCTTGTCTGCATATACAAGTGTTCGTTGATCCAGATATACTACAGGTGCCTGCATTGGTACAAGGACCTGATGAACATGGGGTCACTGTAATACCAATGAATACGTTTCAATAAGTGAAATAGCCGaaaagtaaataacaaaaaacgagCTCCAATGAAAGTTCAAAACGGAAATCCGTATTCGAAGTGCAAATTTAAAGCTCAAGAACATCagataactgtcatattcctgacttagcaCATGCCTTTTATTATTGACCacttttttctcttaaaaaatCTGTTGcatgtataataataaatcaattgtaaatgtttaaaaacattttattcattttttaatagcttttgagaacttaaacttgTGGATGATGCAGCTTGGATAAGTCTAGAGAGAACATTTTTCCGCCAAATATTCAATGGGTAATATcacgaaaacaagcacattaacctttttttttttttttttttttttttgactcCTCAATTAATCATGTATTcgattgaatattgaaaaaaattgaaataaattagaaaaaaacgtagaaaaaaacgaaaaaaccGTGGTTCAGTGAAAATCTGGTATAAACTTGAATAATTATTGCtgctctgctggtggactgttagtccccgagggtatcaccagcccaatagcaatgaaaatacggattttttgtgtttttaaaaattgctgttacaaaatgttagaaattattataaattaaggaatgtatctccttcatgcaaagctctgattcctttcacggttttggctttactttttggaccttttggattatagctcttcatcttttatacaAGCTTCggatttcaaaaaatttggccacgagcatcactgaagagacatgtattgtcgaaatgcgcatctggtgcagggaaattggtaccgttaatgttattgaataataattgGACATATCCTTcacctaattatatttttgcaattcttgtttttctcttatttgtgttacatttatatttcgagacaatgtatggattctttttatactgcaacCCTTATAGCTGTTCTAAATGAAGTTCTTATGGTAAAAactattatttctttattttgagcGAAAAACGTAAATTTTCCGCGaacctgtatgttttattgacgtcataaataaaactctacGGAAACGCATTTCCAACGTCGTAAACAAGGCAATATATGTTCAGTGACTGTATATATCACAAATGAATATACGGTCAATGCAAATTAACTCCTCAAGTAGCACAGCTGCAGTATATAAACAATTATTGGGCTTACACTGGCATTGCGTTCCATAATATCCTTGTCTGCATGTACAAGTGTACGTTGATCCAGATATACTACAGGTGCCTGCATTGGTACAAGGACCTGATGAACATGGGGTCACTGTAATACAAATGAATACGTTTCAATAAGTGAAATAGCCGAAAAGTAAATAACAAAGAAACGAGCTCCAATGAAAGTTCAAAACGGAAATCCGTATTCGAAGTGCAaaattaaaatctcaaaaacatcagataactgtcatattcctgacttagcaCATGCCTTTTGTTATTGACACCTATTTTCTCTTAATAAATCTTttgcatgtataattataagtcaattgtaaatgtttaaaaacattttattcattttgtaatagcttttgagaacttaaacttgTGGATGATGCAGCTTGGATAAGTCTAGAGAGAACATTTGTCCGCCAAATATTCAATGGATAATATcacgaaaacaagcacattgacctctatatttttttttattcggaaTCCTTTATTAatccctatcaatatatactagttttatgaaaaagctatttattttaaaacggAGTAGAAACTTTCTCAAGATTGATGAATAGCAATCAATCATGTAATCGattgaatattcaaatattttgaaattaataagaaaaaaaagaaaaattcaaaactttaaacCGTGGTGCAGTGAAAATCTAGTATAGACTTGAATAGTTATTGGACAGAGCCTTCacctaaatatatttttgcaactcttgtttttctcttatttgtgtaacatttatatttcgagacaatgtatgaGTCTTTTTAGACTGCAACCCTTATAACTGTTCTAAATAAAATCCTTAAGGTAAAAactattatttctttattttgagcAAAAACGTTAAATTTTTGTGAAgctgtatgttttattgacgtcaTCAATAAAACTCTAAAAAACGCATTTCCAACGTCGTAAACAAGGCAATATATGTTCAGTGACTGTATATCATAATGAATATACGGTCAATGTAAATTAACTCCTCAAGTAGCACAGCTGCAGTATATAAACAATTATTAGGCTTACACTGGCATTGCGTTCCATAATATCCTTGTCTGCATGTACAATTATACGTTGATCCAGATATACTACAGGTGCCTGTATTTCTACAAGGACCTGGTGAACATGGGGTCACTGTAATACAAATGAGTACGTTTTaataagtgaaataaaaaaaattaaataacaaaaaaaaacgagcTCCAATGAAAATTCATAACGAAAAATCCGTAATCAaagtgcaaaattaaaaaaactcaaaaacatcagacaaccgtcatattcctgacttagttcatatttgtttttctaatatagAAATGAAACAATGTGGTGTACGTTCTCTTGTGTAAGATTGATGCATACCAATCAATAATGTAATcgattgaatgttaaaaaaaaaatgaaattaattagaaaaaaaatttaagccGTGGTACAGTGACAATCTAGTATAGACTTGAATAAGTATTGTAAATAGCTGTCACCAAATTATTTCGCAATTCTTGTTTTTGTCTTAATTGTGTTATAAAGTGAATACAAAATAACGTAC
Encoded proteins:
- the LOC134699886 gene encoding adhesive plaque matrix protein 2-like, which encodes MDKVTPCSPGPCRNTGTCSISGSTYNCTCRQGYYGTQCQLTPCSSGPCTNAGTCSISGSTYTCTCRQGYYGTQCQLTPCSSGPCRNAGTCSISGSTYICTCRHGYYGTQFQLTPCSSSPCRNAGTCSISGSTYFCTCRQGYYGTQCQYQFYYTS